From one Butyricimonas faecihominis genomic stretch:
- a CDS encoding penicillin-binding protein activator LpoB, translating to MRRIFIGTLVVLTIALINGCANRKITRVDPNETIDLSGRWNDSDSRLVSEEMIGDLLTSAWIPRYLKANDKRPVVVVGLVENKSHEHINSETFIKDVEKAIIRDGNIRLVVAGEKRNELRKERAEQQDYASPETTKKWGKELGADFILQGTINSIVDSYKKQKVVTYQIDLQLTNIETNEVVWMGDKKIKKQISDRVL from the coding sequence ATGAGAAGAATATTTATCGGAACACTTGTTGTGTTGACCATTGCTTTAATTAACGGATGTGCTAACCGGAAAATCACCCGGGTAGACCCGAATGAAACCATCGACCTTAGCGGACGTTGGAATGATAGTGACTCACGGCTTGTTTCCGAAGAAATGATCGGCGACCTGCTTACCTCAGCTTGGATTCCAAGATACTTGAAAGCAAACGACAAACGCCCCGTGGTGGTAGTCGGCCTCGTGGAGAACAAAAGTCACGAGCATATTAACTCGGAAACCTTCATTAAGGACGTGGAAAAAGCAATTATCCGAGATGGTAACATCCGTTTGGTTGTTGCCGGAGAGAAGCGGAATGAACTTCGAAAAGAAAGAGCCGAGCAACAAGATTACGCGTCACCGGAAACCACCAAAAAGTGGGGAAAAGAACTGGGTGCCGATTTCATCTTGCAAGGGACAATCAACAGCATCGTTGACTCGTACAAGAAACAAAAAGTCGTGACTTACCAGATCGACCTTCAACTCACGAACATCGAGACCAACGAGGTTGTCTGGATGGGTGACAAGAAGATCAAGAAACAAATCAGCGACCGGGTACTTTAA
- a CDS encoding N-acetylmuramoyl-L-alanine amidase-like domain-containing protein has product MKNLVILFLITFSFGAFACSPADSVYRKDQTLLKHFFEYANKKEIAKLPINEKVVAIGRYFLETPYVGGTLDINPQEKLVVNLREFDCVTFVDNVIALARLDKYEEQSIPQFQKNLQEIRYRNGKIVDYTSRLHYSSDWLYEMTCLNLLEDITKEKGGIPFPNKVSFISQNWKKYPALIQDSTLVTKIIDIEKTINGRTYYYIPKEKVLPFAGQIKTGDIILITTKKKGLDTAHVGIAIENEGQIYLLHASVSDKKVSVTTETLPDYLQRITSHSGIMIGRLINFKSN; this is encoded by the coding sequence ATGAAGAATTTAGTCATTCTATTCCTGATCACCTTTTCATTCGGGGCTTTCGCTTGCTCTCCCGCCGATTCCGTGTACCGGAAAGATCAAACTTTGCTAAAACATTTCTTTGAATACGCCAATAAAAAGGAAATAGCTAAACTCCCGATCAACGAAAAAGTTGTCGCCATCGGACGCTATTTTCTCGAAACGCCTTACGTGGGAGGGACGTTGGACATCAATCCCCAAGAGAAGCTGGTTGTCAACCTGCGAGAATTTGACTGCGTGACTTTCGTCGATAATGTCATTGCCTTGGCACGCCTAGATAAATACGAAGAACAAAGTATTCCCCAATTCCAAAAGAATTTACAAGAGATTCGGTACCGGAACGGGAAGATCGTTGACTACACGTCACGCCTGCATTACTCTTCCGACTGGTTATACGAGATGACCTGCCTGAACCTTCTGGAAGACATCACGAAAGAAAAAGGAGGTATCCCCTTCCCCAACAAAGTATCCTTCATCTCCCAAAACTGGAAAAAGTACCCGGCACTAATACAGGATTCCACCCTCGTTACAAAAATAATTGATATTGAAAAGACTATTAACGGCAGGACATATTACTATATCCCGAAAGAAAAAGTACTCCCTTTTGCGGGACAAATCAAAACCGGGGATATTATACTGATCACCACGAAGAAAAAAGGACTCGACACAGCCCACGTGGGCATTGCCATTGAAAATGAGGGGCAAATATACCTGCTCCACGCCTCGGTTTCCGACAAAAAAGTGTCCGTCACGACAGAAACACTCCCCGATTATTTGCAACGAATCACGTCACATTCCGGCATAATGATCGGGCGTCTCATCAATTTTAAATCTAATTAA
- a CDS encoding thioredoxin family protein: MKEYKTYVPVALIILMFFSLMIFHKDIATYISQSKIEQLSDNSKKSISDTIAQKYNYHHNGKSYDYTFIEFGSTGCHSCRQMEEVMTKIKAEYKGKVNVVFMNLMEPESKRFFEYYGVATIPTQVLLDKKGKEFFRHTGFYSADELSAHFTVKK; the protein is encoded by the coding sequence ATGAAAGAATACAAAACATACGTACCGGTTGCACTTATCATCTTGATGTTCTTTTCTCTCATGATCTTTCACAAAGACATTGCCACCTACATCTCACAAAGTAAAATCGAACAATTATCCGACAACTCCAAGAAAAGCATCAGCGACACGATTGCACAAAAATACAACTATCACCATAACGGAAAGAGTTACGATTACACGTTCATTGAATTTGGTTCCACGGGCTGTCACTCTTGCCGCCAAATGGAAGAAGTCATGACAAAAATAAAAGCCGAATACAAGGGGAAAGTCAATGTAGTTTTTATGAACTTAATGGAACCAGAGAGCAAAAGATTCTTTGAATACTACGGTGTCGCCACAATTCCCACCCAAGTATTACTTGACAAGAAAGGGAAAGAGTTCTTCCGCCACACGGGTTTTTATTCAGCTGACGAACTATCGGCACACTTCACAGTGAAAAAGTAA
- a CDS encoding aldo/keto reductase, whose protein sequence is MKTITFRNGDPMPLFGLGTYQSKANELHDAIISALKDGYRLIDCAAYYKNEEIIGAALQETFTSGLVKREELFITSKLWNNNHAPEHVEEALRKTLHDLRLDYLDLYLIHWPIALKHDIEYPRQASDLLSLEECPLTETWKAMEQMQAKGLCRHIGVSNFSIPKLKELIAVAKNKPEMNQVEMHPYLQQNELFRFCQSEGIYLTAYSPLGRNLPIKNKPGLTNEPIIIDLAKKYNCTPAQIIIAWGVQRGIVIIPKSVHPERIKENIKSLDINISPEDMTKIATLDSHTRMTDGSAWIFPDGPYTMKNIWDEK, encoded by the coding sequence ATGAAAACAATTACATTTAGAAACGGGGACCCAATGCCCCTCTTCGGGTTAGGAACCTATCAATCCAAGGCAAACGAACTACATGACGCCATCATTAGTGCGCTGAAAGACGGGTACAGGTTGATTGACTGTGCCGCCTATTATAAAAATGAAGAAATCATCGGGGCTGCCCTGCAAGAAACATTCACGTCCGGACTCGTGAAACGGGAAGAACTTTTCATCACATCCAAATTATGGAATAATAACCACGCCCCAGAACACGTGGAAGAGGCTCTTCGAAAGACTTTGCACGATCTCCGGCTGGACTACTTGGACCTGTACCTGATTCACTGGCCGATAGCACTGAAACACGACATTGAATACCCGCGACAAGCATCCGATTTACTTTCCCTCGAAGAATGTCCCCTCACGGAGACTTGGAAAGCGATGGAACAAATGCAGGCAAAAGGACTGTGCAGACATATCGGGGTCTCGAATTTCAGCATCCCGAAATTAAAAGAACTGATCGCCGTGGCGAAAAACAAGCCCGAAATGAATCAAGTAGAAATGCATCCTTACTTGCAACAAAATGAATTATTTCGATTCTGTCAGTCTGAAGGGATTTACTTGACGGCTTATTCCCCTCTTGGACGTAATTTGCCCATCAAAAACAAACCCGGCCTGACCAATGAACCGATTATTATCGATTTGGCAAAAAAATATAATTGCACTCCGGCACAAATTATCATTGCTTGGGGGGTACAACGAGGAATCGTGATTATCCCAAAATCAGTTCACCCGGAACGAATCAAAGAAAACATTAAATCACTGGACATCAACATTTCGCCAGAGGATATGACCAAAATTGCCACCCTCGACTCACACACCCGGATGACCGACGGCTCGGCTTGGATTTTCCCCGACGGACCGTACACGATGAAAAATATTTGGGATGAAAAATGA
- a CDS encoding ribose-phosphate pyrophosphokinase, whose amino-acid sequence MSNLPEIKVFAGENSQYIAESIASSLGLELGKKTFTRFSDGEFVTSFDETVRGEHVFIVQSTFPPSDNLMELLLMIDAAKRASAYKVIAVIPYFGFARQDRKDKPRVAIGAKLVANMLQAAGVDRIITMDLHADQIQGFFDVPVDHLYGSTVLIPYIKSLGLRDFAIASPDIGGAKRANSWAKYFDSGLIICHKTRIRANEVADMKVIGDVEGKNIIVVDDMIDTAGTICKAADMLMDNGAASVRAVATHAVLSGKAYENIEKSKLTEVIFTDSIPQKQPCSKIKVLPIAPMFADTIRNIYEHKSISDHFLM is encoded by the coding sequence ATGTCAAATCTTCCCGAAATTAAAGTTTTCGCCGGAGAGAATAGTCAATATATTGCAGAAAGTATTGCTAGTTCTCTAGGGCTGGAACTCGGTAAAAAAACGTTTACGAGATTTAGTGACGGAGAATTCGTCACCTCATTCGACGAAACGGTGAGAGGCGAACACGTATTTATCGTGCAATCAACCTTCCCGCCCAGTGATAACCTCATGGAATTACTCTTGATGATCGATGCCGCCAAAAGAGCATCTGCCTACAAGGTAATCGCCGTAATCCCCTATTTCGGGTTCGCGCGTCAAGACCGGAAAGATAAACCGCGTGTCGCCATCGGGGCAAAACTAGTGGCTAATATGCTACAAGCAGCCGGAGTAGACCGAATTATCACCATGGATTTACACGCCGACCAAATTCAAGGATTCTTCGATGTTCCCGTGGATCACCTATACGGTTCTACCGTGTTGATTCCTTACATCAAATCTTTAGGATTACGTGATTTTGCCATTGCCTCCCCTGACATCGGTGGGGCCAAGAGAGCAAATTCCTGGGCAAAATACTTTGATTCAGGGTTGATCATCTGCCACAAAACCCGTATCCGGGCAAATGAAGTTGCCGACATGAAAGTGATCGGGGATGTAGAGGGCAAAAATATCATCGTTGTTGACGACATGATCGATACGGCCGGAACAATTTGCAAAGCAGCCGATATGCTTATGGACAATGGTGCTGCCAGCGTACGTGCCGTGGCCACCCATGCAGTCCTCTCCGGTAAGGCATACGAAAATATCGAGAAATCAAAACTGACGGAAGTAATCTTCACCGATTCCATTCCCCAGAAACAACCTTGCTCAAAAATTAAAGTATTACCGATCGCTCCCATGTTTGCCGACACGATCCGCAACATCTACGAGCATAAATCGATCAGTGATCACTTCCTCATGTAA
- the pheS gene encoding phenylalanine--tRNA ligase subunit alpha: MLDKIKQLSAEIAGFQAKSLEEVEQFRIKHLSKKGTIAALFDDFKTVPADQKKAMGQELNELKNTALAKINELKELLSNAEEDLSGIDLTMPGDPLKLGTRHPLAIVKNEILAIFNKLGFTISEGPEIEDDWHNFSALNFPEEHPARDMQDTFFISKNPDIVLHTHTSSVQVRDMEAHRPPIRLVTPGRVFRNEAISARAHCIFHQIEALYIDENVSFADLKQTLTYFAKELFGPDTQIRLRPSYFPFTEPSAEMDVSCTLCHGKGCNVCKGTGWLEILGCGMVDPNVLELNGIDKEKYTGFALGMGIERITMLKYGIKDIRLFFENDIRFLEQFSAAGK; encoded by the coding sequence ATGTTAGACAAGATTAAACAACTCAGTGCTGAAATAGCCGGTTTTCAGGCGAAGAGCCTAGAAGAAGTAGAACAGTTCAGAATCAAGCATTTAAGCAAGAAAGGAACAATCGCTGCTCTCTTTGATGATTTTAAAACCGTTCCCGCGGATCAGAAAAAAGCCATGGGACAGGAATTAAATGAATTGAAGAACACGGCTCTGGCAAAAATCAACGAGTTGAAAGAGTTACTTTCTAACGCGGAAGAAGATTTAAGCGGTATTGACTTGACGATGCCGGGAGATCCTTTAAAACTAGGAACCCGTCACCCGTTAGCTATCGTGAAAAACGAGATTCTGGCCATCTTCAATAAACTTGGATTCACCATTTCCGAGGGACCGGAAATCGAGGACGACTGGCATAACTTCTCCGCATTGAACTTCCCGGAAGAACACCCGGCACGTGATATGCAGGATACATTCTTTATCAGTAAGAACCCGGACATCGTGCTACACACGCATACCTCATCCGTGCAAGTGCGAGACATGGAGGCTCATCGTCCCCCGATTCGGCTAGTTACTCCCGGAAGAGTATTCCGTAACGAGGCTATTTCGGCCCGGGCACATTGCATCTTCCACCAAATCGAAGCTCTTTACATCGACGAGAACGTTTCCTTCGCCGACTTAAAGCAAACCTTGACCTATTTCGCGAAAGAACTATTCGGACCGGACACGCAAATTCGTCTTCGTCCGTCATACTTCCCCTTCACGGAACCATCGGCAGAAATGGACGTATCGTGTACACTATGTCACGGAAAAGGTTGCAATGTTTGTAAAGGAACCGGATGGTTGGAAATCCTCGGGTGTGGAATGGTTGACCCCAATGTTTTGGAATTAAATGGTATAGACAAGGAAAAATATACCGGGTTCGCACTCGGTATGGGTATCGAGCGTATCACCATGCTAAAATACGGCATCAAGGATATACGTCTCTTTTTCGAAAACGACATCCGTTTCCTTGAACAGTTTTCGGCCGCAGGCAAATAA
- a CDS encoding COG3014 family protein: protein MINIHYPYFKRNKIGIHKPYGPYKLYKPYKLLGLLLVFLFSGCATWYQRTADFQAAVNTGNFEKANKLLDKDKKQATGKNRILYYLNKGYVEFMLGNPTNSNQYFETAENLIDEYHSNVGAEAAALVTNPEARPYRPEDFEVIMINFYKALNYIDLNDMEGALVEVRKINIKLNQLNDKYPDNKNRYQRDAFAHLLMGLIYDATGDYNNAFIAYRNAYEVYQSDYIKNFGVKTPEQLKQDLMRTAYNCGFTAELKQYEKEFNTTYTHSPTPTDGQLVFFWLNGMGPVKAEWSINFVKQKRGDGAIVFHNESLGLTFPFFFGSGYSDDEKQSIADLQTLRVAFPKYMERPPLYATGTLVTDNHSYPLELAENINEIAFKTLRDRMVREFSNSLLRVAAKKGLEYSARKQNEWLGFAVGIANSLTEKADTRNWQTLPYSISYTRLPLSAGTNNLTLRLNARNGSQHTEQFSIEGGGRKTRFHVFQTMDSRQ from the coding sequence ATGATAAATATTCATTATCCATACTTTAAAAGAAATAAAATCGGGATTCATAAACCTTATGGACCTTATAAACTTTATAAACCTTATAAACTCCTAGGACTTCTTCTCGTTTTTCTTTTCTCCGGATGCGCCACTTGGTACCAGCGAACGGCAGATTTCCAAGCAGCCGTCAACACGGGAAACTTCGAGAAAGCAAACAAACTCCTAGATAAAGATAAAAAACAAGCCACGGGTAAAAACCGCATCCTCTATTATCTCAACAAAGGATACGTGGAATTCATGCTCGGCAATCCCACCAACAGCAATCAATACTTCGAGACCGCCGAGAACCTGATTGACGAGTATCACAGTAATGTCGGGGCTGAAGCCGCGGCATTGGTGACCAACCCGGAAGCACGCCCCTACCGACCGGAAGATTTCGAGGTCATCATGATTAACTTCTACAAGGCCTTGAACTACATTGATCTGAATGACATGGAAGGCGCCTTGGTCGAGGTTCGTAAAATCAACATCAAACTCAACCAGCTAAACGACAAGTATCCCGATAACAAGAACCGGTATCAACGAGATGCTTTCGCTCATCTACTAATGGGCCTGATCTACGATGCCACGGGAGATTACAACAATGCGTTTATCGCCTATCGAAATGCCTACGAGGTCTACCAGTCCGACTATATTAAAAACTTCGGTGTGAAAACCCCGGAACAACTAAAACAGGACTTGATGCGTACCGCCTATAATTGTGGTTTTACAGCTGAATTAAAACAATACGAGAAAGAATTCAACACGACATACACCCATTCCCCGACACCCACGGACGGGCAACTCGTGTTTTTCTGGCTAAACGGTATGGGGCCGGTAAAGGCAGAATGGAGCATAAATTTTGTCAAACAAAAAAGAGGAGACGGAGCGATTGTATTCCACAACGAATCCCTCGGACTTACCTTCCCTTTCTTCTTCGGCTCGGGATACAGTGATGATGAAAAACAAAGCATTGCCGATCTGCAAACCCTGCGTGTCGCGTTCCCCAAATACATGGAACGTCCCCCACTTTATGCCACGGGAACTCTCGTGACGGACAATCACTCGTACCCGTTGGAACTTGCCGAAAATATCAATGAAATTGCATTCAAAACCTTACGGGACCGAATGGTACGGGAATTTTCAAATTCTCTTCTTCGGGTAGCCGCCAAAAAAGGACTGGAATACTCTGCCCGTAAGCAAAACGAATGGCTAGGCTTTGCCGTCGGTATCGCTAACAGCCTCACCGAAAAAGCCGATACCCGCAACTGGCAAACACTACCTTACTCGATTTCCTACACCCGACTGCCCCTATCTGCCGGTACCAATAACCTCACACTACGTCTGAATGCCCGAAACGGCTCCCAGCACACCGAACAATTCTCCATCGAAGGCGGAGGACGTAAAACCCGTTTTCACGTATTCCAAACAATGGATTCCAGACAATAA
- a CDS encoding peptidylprolyl isomerase, whose product MYKLLTLSLLSLTLTLLPLTSKSQEKEPVVLIETNMGNLKAKLYNDTPLHRDNFIRLAKSGHYNGTLFYRVVKNFVVQGGSSDSRNAIAGQAIGYGKGVTIDAEIKPHHYHKKGALAAPRQPDRVNVFKESDIAQFYFVVGKKYTPEELDKIEKSINVPIKRAIQKKYYTPEKKAILDTLRAQKKVPEFRAIAEKIKSDINFEWENNTDKLYMDDEKRKAYTTIGGVHHLDKEYTVFGELIEGFDVLDKIAALPTDRQDRPFKDVRIISVKIIK is encoded by the coding sequence ATGTATAAACTTTTAACGCTCTCACTTTTATCCCTAACGCTCACCCTACTCCCCTTGACCTCGAAAAGTCAGGAGAAAGAGCCTGTTGTTTTAATCGAAACAAATATGGGAAACTTAAAAGCAAAACTATACAACGACACCCCCTTACACCGGGATAACTTTATCCGGCTGGCAAAATCCGGCCACTACAACGGGACATTGTTCTACCGTGTCGTTAAAAACTTCGTGGTACAGGGAGGCTCTTCCGACAGTCGAAATGCCATAGCCGGACAAGCTATCGGCTACGGTAAAGGGGTCACGATTGACGCGGAAATCAAACCACACCATTATCACAAAAAAGGAGCCTTAGCCGCACCCCGCCAACCGGACCGGGTAAATGTCTTCAAAGAATCGGATATCGCCCAATTCTATTTCGTGGTCGGTAAGAAATACACGCCGGAAGAACTGGACAAAATCGAGAAATCAATAAACGTCCCCATTAAAAGAGCCATCCAGAAAAAATATTATACCCCGGAGAAAAAAGCCATTCTTGACACCTTGAGGGCTCAAAAGAAAGTACCTGAATTCCGGGCTATCGCGGAAAAGATCAAATCAGACATCAATTTCGAATGGGAAAACAACACGGACAAGCTCTACATGGATGATGAAAAAAGAAAGGCATATACCACGATAGGCGGGGTCCACCATTTGGATAAAGAGTACACGGTTTTCGGAGAACTGATCGAAGGTTTCGATGTACTGGATAAAATTGCCGCTCTTCCCACGGACAGGCAAGACCGCCCGTTCAAAGACGTCAGAATAATCAGTGTAAAAATAATAAAATAA
- a CDS encoding ABC transporter permease — MNLSIFIARRYLFSKKKQNAINIISIISMVGVAIGTTALIVVLSVFNGIDTLLTEATDSFTPDLTISPTKGKFITKDSILIDQLTQMPEVASCDPIVEENSLVKFGDKLVPVVVKGVDSTYAEHVNILPSIVSGIYSLEKDGKPAVVMGYGIAAALKIRLGTLSPVTFYYPDRKASSASSSALNSQQIYPLGIFSAQQDIDGKYVITGLETARELFGVPGQISKIEIKLKDPNQIESLKEKLSVQIQPTYKVENKYDLNRSFYAMMKSEKLAVFLILLFILLIASFNIIGSVSMLIIDKKEDIGIYQALGMTKEKIISIFKLEGNLITGFGALIGLALGTILCLLQEYYGFITLGNGSYIVSAYPVKVIASDILIIMITVIAIGYLASHFPVKYLVNKIVKS; from the coding sequence ATGAATCTGTCGATATTCATTGCACGGAGATACCTGTTTTCAAAAAAGAAACAGAATGCCATAAACATCATTTCCATCATCAGCATGGTTGGTGTAGCGATTGGCACAACGGCTCTTATTGTCGTACTCTCCGTGTTCAACGGAATCGACACGCTCCTCACGGAAGCAACGGACAGTTTCACTCCGGATCTCACGATTTCCCCGACAAAAGGGAAATTCATCACGAAAGACTCCATTTTGATCGACCAACTGACCCAAATGCCGGAAGTCGCCTCCTGTGACCCCATCGTGGAAGAAAATTCACTTGTGAAATTCGGCGACAAATTGGTTCCGGTGGTCGTGAAGGGGGTAGACTCGACCTATGCCGAACACGTGAATATACTCCCTTCCATTGTTAGTGGCATCTACTCGCTCGAAAAGGACGGTAAACCTGCCGTCGTCATGGGCTATGGCATCGCGGCTGCTTTAAAAATCAGATTAGGAACGCTTTCTCCCGTTACATTCTACTACCCGGATCGAAAAGCGTCTTCCGCATCAAGCTCGGCACTAAACAGCCAGCAAATATACCCGCTCGGGATATTCTCCGCACAACAAGACATTGACGGTAAATACGTGATCACCGGACTAGAAACAGCAAGGGAGTTGTTCGGGGTTCCGGGACAAATCTCCAAAATAGAGATAAAATTAAAAGACCCCAATCAGATAGAATCATTAAAAGAAAAACTATCCGTCCAAATACAACCGACATACAAAGTCGAAAATAAATATGACCTGAACCGTTCCTTTTATGCCATGATGAAATCGGAAAAACTGGCCGTCTTCCTGATCTTGTTATTTATCCTGTTAATTGCCTCCTTCAATATCATCGGTTCCGTATCGATGCTAATTATTGACAAAAAAGAAGACATCGGGATTTATCAAGCTCTAGGGATGACCAAAGAAAAAATAATCTCGATTTTCAAGCTGGAAGGCAACCTGATTACCGGATTCGGAGCATTGATCGGTCTGGCATTAGGGACCATATTATGCCTGCTACAAGAATATTACGGGTTCATCACTCTCGGCAACGGGAGCTACATCGTCAGCGCTTACCCGGTGAAAGTCATCGCGTCGGATATTCTGATTATCATGATCACGGTGATTGCTATCGGTTACCTAGCCTCGCATTTCCCGGTAAAATACCTCGTGAACAAAATCGTCAAATCATAA
- a CDS encoding dipeptidase, whose protein sequence is MEEIKKYVEENKERFLNELFELIRIPSISSLSEHKPDMYRCAEQWTKIMLAAGADRAEVYETEGNPVAYGEKIIDPALPTVLVYGHMDVMPVDPIELWNTKPFEPVIKDGKIWARGADDDKGQAFMHAKAFEYLMKSGKLNCNVKFMIEGEEEIGSPSLPKFCRDHKDMLKADVILVSDTSMIGRDIPSITTGLRGLAYWQVEVTGPNADLHSGIFGGAVANPINVLCKLIADMQDEKGHITIPGFYDDVLEVTAEERAKMAKAPFNLENYKKSLDIKEVKGEEGFTTNERTGIRPTFDVCGIWGGYTGEGAKTVLPSKAYAKISCRLVPNQKHEKIAKLFKEYFESIAPDYVKVKVDYLHGGPSYVCPIDLPAYKAAEKAYEEVYGKQPVPVRSGGSIPIIATFEEVLGIKSVLMGFGLGSDAIHSPNENYPLEQFFNGITTIPLFYKYFGEIMKK, encoded by the coding sequence ATGGAAGAAATCAAAAAGTACGTGGAAGAGAACAAGGAACGTTTCCTGAACGAGTTATTCGAGTTGATTCGCATTCCTTCAATCTCTTCATTGTCTGAGCATAAGCCAGATATGTATCGTTGTGCCGAACAATGGACGAAAATCATGTTAGCTGCCGGAGCGGACCGGGCAGAAGTATATGAAACAGAGGGTAATCCGGTTGCTTACGGGGAGAAGATCATTGATCCGGCTCTTCCTACGGTGTTGGTGTACGGGCATATGGACGTGATGCCGGTTGACCCGATCGAGTTGTGGAACACGAAACCTTTCGAGCCGGTTATTAAAGATGGTAAAATCTGGGCTCGCGGGGCTGACGATGATAAAGGACAGGCTTTCATGCACGCGAAAGCGTTTGAATATTTAATGAAATCCGGAAAATTGAACTGTAACGTGAAGTTCATGATCGAGGGAGAAGAGGAAATCGGTTCCCCGAGTCTTCCCAAGTTCTGCCGGGATCATAAGGATATGTTGAAAGCTGATGTGATTCTGGTTTCCGATACCAGTATGATTGGCCGTGATATTCCTTCAATTACCACGGGATTGAGAGGTTTGGCTTACTGGCAGGTTGAAGTTACCGGTCCGAACGCTGATTTGCATTCCGGTATTTTCGGGGGAGCGGTGGCGAACCCGATTAACGTGTTGTGTAAGTTGATTGCCGATATGCAAGACGAAAAGGGACATATCACGATCCCCGGTTTTTATGATGACGTGTTGGAAGTAACTGCCGAGGAACGTGCGAAGATGGCCAAGGCTCCTTTCAATTTAGAAAATTACAAGAAGTCTCTAGATATTAAAGAGGTGAAAGGCGAAGAAGGGTTCACGACCAATGAACGTACGGGCATTCGTCCGACATTCGATGTTTGTGGAATCTGGGGTGGTTACACGGGAGAAGGAGCCAAGACCGTATTGCCTTCTAAAGCATACGCCAAGATTAGCTGCCGTTTGGTTCCGAATCAGAAACACGAGAAGATTGCGAAATTGTTCAAGGAATATTTCGAGTCGATCGCTCCGGATTACGTGAAGGTGAAAGTGGATTACCTGCATGGCGGACCTTCTTATGTGTGCCCGATAGATCTCCCGGCTTATAAGGCTGCCGAGAAAGCATACGAAGAAGTGTATGGAAAACAACCCGTTCCGGTTCGTTCCGGTGGTAGTATTCCAATTATTGCCACTTTCGAGGAAGTGCTGGGAATCAAGTCAGTACTGATGGGCTTTGGGTTAGGTTCCGATGCTATCCATTCTCCGAACGAGAACTATCCGTTGGAGCAATTCTTTAACGGAATCACGACAATTCCATTATTCTACAAGTATTTCGGAGAGATTATGAAGAAATAA
- a CDS encoding VanZ family protein — translation MIPRKYSLLWRNIIWAGVIFFLCAIPSDSIPDPKLNIPHLDKVVHFGMFFIMSIFLCSELRYQTRLSLRKIYLIAIGFSFIYGGLIEVLQFKYFNRGGDWWDLFADVLGGVAGCLLYPTAKKQKDKLVDYLYKKLKSRKEV, via the coding sequence ATGATACCACGCAAATACTCCTTATTATGGAGGAATATCATCTGGGCAGGAGTAATCTTTTTCTTATGCGCTATTCCATCCGACTCGATTCCTGATCCGAAATTAAACATCCCCCACCTTGACAAGGTGGTACATTTCGGAATGTTCTTTATCATGTCGATATTCCTGTGCAGCGAACTCCGCTATCAGACTCGATTGTCTCTACGAAAAATCTACCTGATCGCCATCGGGTTCAGTTTCATCTACGGGGGACTTATCGAAGTTCTTCAATTCAAATATTTCAACCGGGGCGGAGACTGGTGGGACTTGTTTGCCGACGTTCTCGGGGGAGTGGCTGGTTGCCTGCTATACCCCACGGCGAAAAAACAGAAAGACAAGCTTGTTGATTATCTATACAAGAAACTAAAAAGCCGGAAAGAAGTATAA
- the rbfA gene encoding 30S ribosome-binding factor RbfA, with amino-acid sequence MDSIRQNKVGRLIQRDLSEMFQKECKEFTAGAMLSVTAVRVSPDMSYARVYLSIFPSNLTEKVLESLAEKNKSIRFILGKKIGKQTRIIPELKFFVDDSLDYIDKIDSLLKQ; translated from the coding sequence ATGGACTCAATTAGACAAAATAAGGTTGGTCGCTTAATCCAACGAGACCTAAGCGAAATGTTTCAGAAAGAGTGTAAAGAATTCACCGCAGGTGCCATGTTATCCGTTACAGCAGTGCGAGTTAGCCCGGATATGTCATACGCCAGAGTTTACCTTAGTATCTTCCCTTCGAACCTGACGGAAAAGGTACTGGAGAGCTTGGCAGAAAAAAACAAAAGCATCCGTTTTATCCTCGGAAAAAAGATCGGCAAACAGACACGAATCATTCCGGAGCTTAAATTTTTCGTGGATGACAGCCTCGATTACATCGACAAAATCGATTCCCTGTTGAAACAATAG